One Neovison vison isolate M4711 chromosome 2, ASM_NN_V1, whole genome shotgun sequence genomic window carries:
- the TCHHL1 gene encoding trichohyalin-like protein 1 has protein sequence MARLLKDVLCVIKTFHKYAQEDGDKATLTYTELKLLIQGEFGDILQPRVIHAVERNLNLLDTDSSGTISFDEFVLAIFNLLNLSYLDIQSLLKSEPRQVSNLEEKHDDMDLQVTSGTGQWTEQMPPTQDRAVPSSGMTSSAQFNPTERGAVGHNGVENTKTCKLPVEEPGHNDPKNQHLEGDQQSQEVAQDVSATGDNGAQLETNKTTAESEQTDSPTKQEEQDKESPMKGDKPVREQSITKTRDQCGEQKGNLRTQSSPPEKTTQRPSKDQEVTTEKGVKEHSKTQELSLPGNYEPNSEPADLPKQAAAQKPLQTEKLTDPEDDDRTSATQGQGEDADRTPPETKNPAEPGGDGRASETQEPTAQEKEQETKDLPVQGDYRNVSETPDVRAIRKERRGPEVHGTAEQEENEIEIQLLTLEDHPQDGKYQELQKSSKKRDAKADSKTQESSSEGGDQNHPEIERIVTPEEEARHAEEGTAKALKSSKNVPAAEGTPGARERTQELAPLKNQSGEENKRVTKTHDKPVKDDDGYQEEDPEPTVTQNNEGSSEIPNSLTPEDGDNSSETNDLPVQGDSQNQGDPLRESVERSHNGNPDTEKQVALGEESRTEEDVVLAVRVEEQDKQLTEEPEWATREEHRSLGSGTKGPGPAMYPNGHPEAQESTARGEDKKSLEADFSDQFSIKQLPAKEDSRRKLKVQGPSTKGEEGRTPETQDAPVKNLDEDNSASPKTHLEREEPATLEEDETPQELAEANDQQNPAKKRYDVSVPQSRLEEKMQKNQEPGFVERGTVYSSPLYQYLQEKMLQQKEMTQMEQQNQAQTARSSSPELLNNQSSAPLTNEISDCPIIFSDSQALHYTKECLPDADPADAQQTSAPLASEDKQSYPQEKKPVLQKEASTKEQ, from the exons ATGGCTCGGCTCCTGAAAGATGTCCTCTGTGTAATCAAGACATTCCACAAGTATGCCCAGGAGGATGGTGACAAGGCAACATTGACCTACACAGAGTTGAAACTGCTCATCCAGGGCGAGTTTGGGGACATTCTTCAG CCACGTGTCATTCATGCTGTGGAGAGAAACTTGAACCTTCTGGATACTGACAGCAGTGGCACCATCAGTTTTGATGAATTTGTTCTTGCAATCTTCAACTTGTTGAACCTCTCCTATCTTGATATACAATCATTACTAAAATCAGAACCAAGACAAGTGTCTAATCTAGAGGAGAAACATGATGATATGGATCTTCAGGTGACCAGTGGCACTGGCCAGTGGACAGAGCAAATGCCACCAACTCAAGACAGAGCTGTACCCTCTTCAGGAATGACATCATCAGCTCAGTTCAACCCTACAGAAAGGGGAGCAGTTGGACACAATGGGGTTGAAAACACCAAGACTTGCAAACTGCCAGTGGAAGAACCTGGGCACAATGACCCTAAGAACCAACACCTGGAAGGAGATCAACAGAGCCAGGAGGTGGCCCAAGATGTGTCAGCAACAGGAGACAATGGGGCTCAACTTGAGACAAATAAGACAACAGCAGAATCAGAACAGACTGACAGTCCCACAAAGCAGGAGGAACAGGATAAGGAGAGTCCCATGAAGGGAGATAAACCAGTCAGGGAGCAAAGTATCACTAAGACAAGGGATCAATGTGGAGAACAGAAAGGGAACCTAAGAACACAAAGTTCTCCACCAGAAAAAACAACACAGAGGCCTTCCAAAGATCAGGAAGTTACAACAGAAAAGGGTGTTAAGGAACATTCTAAAACACAAGAACTATCATTGCCAGGAAATTATGAGCCCAATTCAGAACCTGCAGACCTGCCAAAACAAGCTGCTGCCCAGAAACCATTGCAGACAGAGAAACTAACTGATCCTGAGGATGATGATAGAACATCCGCGACCCAAGGACAAGGAGAGGATGCCGACAGGACACCACCTGAGACAAAGAATCCAGCTGAACCTGGGGGTGATGGCAGAGCATCTGAGACCCAAGAACCAACagcacaagaaaaagaacaagaaacaaaggaCCTGCCTGTCCAAGGTGATTACAGAAATGTTTCAGAAACACCTGATGTTAGGGCtataaggaaagagaggagaggccCTGAGGTCCATGGAACAGcagaacaggaagaaaatgagatagaaatTCAGCTGCTAACACTGGAAGACCATCCACAGGATGGAAAGTATCAGGAACTCCAAAAGTCATCAAAAAAAAGGGATGCTAAAGCAGATTCTAAAACACAAGAGTCAAGCTCAGAAGGAGGAGATCAGAACCATCCTGAAATTGAAAGAATAGTCACCCCAGAAGAAGAGGCAAGACAtgctgaggaaggcacagcaaaAGCACTTAAGAGTAGCAAAAATGTCCCTGCAGCAGAAGGGACACcaggagcaagagaaagaacacaggaatTAGCACCACTCAAGAACCAGTCTGGAGAGGAAAATAAGAGGGTCACCAAGACTCATGACAAGCCAGTCAAGGATGATGATGGTTACCAGGAAGAGGATCCCGAGCCCACAGTCACACAGAATAATGAGGGTTCTTCTGAAATTCCCAACAGCCTGACTCCAGAGGATGGTGATAACAGCTCAGAGACAAATGACCTGCCTGTGCAAGGGGATTCCCAGAATCAAGGAGACCCTCTCAGAGAGTCTGTGGAAAGAAGTCACAATGGTAACCCAGACACTGAGAAACAGGTAGCACTGGGTGAGGAAAGCAGAACTGAGGAGGATGTGGTGCTAGCAGTCAGAGTTGAAGAACAGGATAAGCAGCTCACTGAGGAACCAGAATGGGCTACCAGAGAAGAGCACAgaagtctgggctcagggacAAAAGGCCCAGGTCCAGCTATGTACCCCAATGGACATCCAGAGGCACAGGAGTCCACAGCAAGAGGTGAAGACAAAAAGTCCCTGGAGGCAGACTTCAGTGACCAGTTTTCCATAAAGCAGCTTCCAGCAAAGGAAGACAGCAGAAGAAAGCTAAAGGTCCAAGGCCCAAGTACCAAAGGAGAAGAAGGTAGGACACCAGAGACCCAGGACGCTCCAGTAAAAAATCTAGATGAGGACAATTCAGCATCCCCCAAAACACACCTTGAAAGAGAGGAACCTGCAACATTGGAAGAGGATGAAACCCCCCAAGAGTTGGCAGAAGCCAATGACCAACAAAATCCAGCCAAGAAAAGATATGATGTTTCAGTCCCCCAGTCCAGACTTGAGGAGAAGATGCAGAAGAACCAAGAACCTGGTTTTGTAGAGAGGGGTACTGTCTATTCCAGTCCTCTGTACCAGTACCTGCAAGAGAAGATGCTGCAACAGAAGGAAATGACCCAAATGGAGCAGCAAAATCAAGCTCAGACAGCTAGGTCATCAAGCCCAGAGCTCCTCAACAACCAGTCAAGTGCACCCCTCACCAATGAGATCTCAGATTGTCCTATCATCTTCAGTGACAGCCAAGCATTGCATTACACCAAGGAATGTCTCCCTGATGCAGATCCTGCTGATGCACAGCAAACATCAGCTCCCCTAGCCTCAGAAGATAAGCAAAGCTACCCTCAGGAAAAGAAACCAGTACTACAAAAGGAGGCAAGCACCAAAGAGCAATGA